A portion of the Ignavibacteria bacterium genome contains these proteins:
- a CDS encoding 2-oxoacid:ferredoxin oxidoreductase subunit beta, producing MNDNVQTNEIKYTSKDFHSGQDVRWCPGCGDYSILAQVQRVFPNLGIKKEKFVVVSGIGCSSRFPYYMDTYGFHGIHGRAAAIASGLKMHSPDLSVWVATGDGDLLSIGGNHFIHTCRKNVDIKILLFNNRIYGLTKGQYSPTSELNKITRSSPLGSIDYPFNPVALAIGTEATFVARTMDRDTKHLQEMIERAGRHKGTAFVEIFQNCNIFNDGAFFRFTEKETRPDNVVYLKHGEPLVFGKENDKGIRIEGAHPQIVSLTDGRFTKNDLLVHNEFQADPAIAYMLAHMNERPGFPAPVGIIRQLNKPTYDEMLHNQIEAARNKMGNGDLHKLLYDSSTWEVK from the coding sequence ATGAATGATAATGTTCAAACAAATGAAATAAAATATACATCGAAAGATTTTCATTCCGGTCAAGATGTTCGATGGTGTCCAGGCTGCGGTGATTACAGTATCCTTGCACAAGTTCAAAGAGTTTTTCCAAATCTTGGTATAAAAAAAGAAAAATTCGTAGTAGTTTCTGGAATTGGATGTTCGAGCCGGTTTCCGTATTACATGGATACTTATGGTTTTCATGGTATTCATGGGCGTGCCGCGGCGATCGCGTCCGGTTTGAAAATGCATAGTCCAGATCTATCTGTCTGGGTGGCAACCGGTGACGGCGATTTACTGAGTATTGGCGGTAATCATTTTATCCATACCTGCAGAAAAAATGTTGATATAAAAATTCTTCTTTTTAATAATAGGATTTATGGACTGACTAAAGGACAATATTCTCCTACCTCTGAATTGAACAAAATTACACGCAGCAGTCCGCTTGGATCAATTGACTACCCATTTAATCCTGTTGCACTTGCAATTGGAACTGAAGCGACTTTCGTTGCTCGCACAATGGACCGTGATACAAAACATTTGCAAGAGATGATTGAACGAGCTGGTAGACACAAGGGAACTGCTTTTGTTGAAATATTTCAAAACTGCAACATATTCAATGATGGTGCATTCTTTAGATTCACCGAAAAAGAAACACGGCCGGATAACGTTGTTTATTTAAAACATGGCGAACCGCTTGTCTTCGGTAAGGAGAATGACAAAGGAATACGCATTGAAGGAGCGCATCCGCAAATCGTTTCATTAACCGACGGAAGATTTACAAAAAATGATCTTCTCGTACATAATGAGTTTCAAGCTGATCCAGCTATTGCTTATATGCTGGCACATATGAATGAGCGTCCCGGATTCCCTGCACCTGTTGGTATAATTAGACAGCTGAATAAACCAACTTACGATGAAATGCTTCATAATCAAATTGAGGCAGCTAGAAATAAAATGGGTAATGGAGACTTGCACAAACTCCTTTACGACTCAAGCACTTGGGAAGTAAAATAA